From the genome of Haloarcula taiwanensis:
CAGTCCGCGCACAGCACACACGGAGAGAGCTACGTGTATCGGTGGGACGGTGAGCGGTGGACACAATCGATGGACGGCCTGCCGGGTCCGGGTGGGCTGGCCCGCCCGGTCCTCGCCACCGACCCGGACGGCAGCTTCCTCGTACTGACGAACCACGGGCTGTTCCAGTCGAACCGCGGGGACGCGTGGACGCGACACGACCTCGACGGCGGGGACTGGCCGAGCGACTACGAGCAAGTCCCGAGCGGGCTGGCCGTCATCTGATACCGCCACCGCCTGAGCGGCTCTGGTGACAAACAGAACACACAGCGGACAGAAGCCCTACACGGCGGTAACAGCCACGGACCCGATGCCGGCTGTCACGACCGTCGCAACAGCCGAGAGCAGGATGATTTTCGCCGCTTTTCGCCGATCAGCGCGAACGGCCTCGCTCGTGCCGACGCGTCCGCTTTCCCCACCGGACCCCGAGAGGTCGTAGCGGGCCAGCGCTCCGAAAGCGACACAGAACTGGAAGTAATCCTGAAACGCGCCGAGGAACCCGCCAAAAATGAAGGGGACAGTCGCCCACAGCGACAGTCGAGGGACTGCGCCGACCCCGACGGCGACTGCGATGCCAGCAGCGACGGCGAACGACCCGACGGCCGACAGCCGCCGGGCGCGGCGCTGGTTCGCTCCGATGTTACACACCCCGGGCTGGTACTCTGCCATAGCCGACGACAGGGGCTACACCGACAAATACGCCCTGCTTCGACCGGCGACGTGGCGGTGTCAGCTATCTCGCATACCGCTCGGTCACGGGCAGTGCATCGCGGTGGCGCTTGGCCCGCTCCTGCTCGCCGTCGTCGCGTTCGCCGGTGCTCCGGTGAGCGGCGTCCCGCAGACAGCCACACGGCCGCCGTTCGCAACGATTCCATGACATATCAGCGGAGAACACTGATGCACCTGGCCGTCGTACCGTGCCGTGATGTCCCTCCAACTCGACCGCTCGGATACGTGGACGTGCGCCCTGCTCGGCGGGCTGCTGGCCGCCCCCTTCACCGCGTTGCAGGTGATTCAGTCCCCGGACAGCATCATGTTCAACATGGTTGTGGTCGGCGGCGCGCTCGCCGGCTACCTCGTCAAGCGCCGCGGCGGAAACGGCACTGCGACCGGACTGCGAGCCGGTTTCGTCGGCGGCCTTCCGGCGCTGTGGGGGGTGGCCGAGTTCGTGTGGTCCATCCCTTCCGTGGCGAACCCGCTGTGGTTCCAGGCCGTCGGCGTCGCGATGGGGCTGTCGGTCGGAGCGCTCGCCATGCTCATTCCGGCGCTCGGCGGCGCGCTCGCCGGCCGCTTCGGCGGCTGGCTGGCCGAGCGGCAGGGCCATCCGCGGGTCCCCGCCGCGGGCGGCTGACCGGGAGCGAGCGAATCGAGAAGGTATTTGGTTCGTGACACCGAGAGAACGTGTATGTATGACGTTGTGGTCGTCGGGGCGGGACCGGCCGGGTCGCGGTACGCGCGTCGGGCGGCCGAGCGGGGGCTTGACGTGGTCGTCTTCGAACAGGGGGAGGTCGGGAAGCCCCTTGCCTGCTCGGGTCACGTCAGCACGGATATCTGGGAGTTCACCGAAGACGCCCGCGACGACCTGTTCCAGAACGAGATTTCGGGCGCTCGGTTTCACACTGGCGGTCCCAGCAGTCAGGACCATCCCTTCTACAAGGACGAGGTCATATCGAACGTTATCGACCGCGTCGGTCTGGACAGGCATCTCGCCGAAGTGGCCCGTGGCGCCGGTGCCGAGGTCCGCGAGGAGCACTCGGTCGTCGGCGTCACTGAGGACAAAGATGGCGTCACCGTCGAAGTCCGCGGACCCGACGGCATCGAGACCCACCGCGCGAAGATGGTCGCCGGCTGTGACGGCCCGAAGAGCCGCGTCCGGCGGGAACTGGACTTGCCCGAACCCGACGAACTACTGCACGGCGTCCTCGGGTTCAGCGACGAGGTCGACCACAGCGATTTCGTCGACGTGCACCTTACCGTCCCGCGCTTTTTCGCCTGGCGCATTCCACGAGGCGAAGCCGGCGTCGAGTACGGACTGGCGGTACCACCGGGTGCTGACGCTCGCGGCCGTTTCGAGGAGTTCGTCGACGGCTACGGCGTCGAAACCGACCACCGCTGTTCTGGACTTATCCCGATCGGCCCGCCGAGGCGAGTCACCGGTCGACGGTCGTTTCTCATCGGTGACGCCGCAGCCCAGACCAAGCCCTTCACCGGCGGTGGCATCCGATACGGCATGACTGCCGCCGACCACGCGGCCCGAGAAATCGACCCCGACGACCCGGCGACGCTGGGCGAGTACGAGCGCGCGTGGCGCGACGACCTTCGACAGGAGATCCGCCTCGGCCACGCCGTTCGGGCGGGCTACTCCGCACCGGAACCGATACAGAAAGTCGGGATGAAAGCCTTCGAAGGCGAGATCGGCGTCCACATGGACCGGCCGACAACGCTGTTCTCCAGAGAACAGCTAGCGGCGCTGTTCTCACGGTCCTGACAGACGTGTTACCCTGCTGGCGTTTGCGGGTAACGTTTTTACCGGCCGATGGAAAAAGACGGGCGTGGTAACACGCCGACGTACCTACGTCCTCGCGGGCCTGCTTGTCCTCACCGGCTGTCTGACAGGAGTTCTGCTCGCGCGGGTGCTAGCGACGATTTTCTTCGCAATCACGGTCGCATACGTGCTTTTCCCCGTCTCGGAATGGCTTGGACGCCACGGACTCAACAGGCGACTGTCGGCGGCTGTGACAACAGGTATCGCCTTCATCAGCGGCACACTCATCATCGTCCCGCTCGGGGCCGTGCTGTATCTCCGCCGCCGCGACCTGTTTTCTTTCTTCCAGCAGCTCCCGTCGATGGTGACCCTCGAATTCGGCGAGTTCAGCTACCCGATCGAGATAGATCCGACGTTAGTAGCCGCCCGAGAGACGCTCACGGCCGTCGCGGTGGATTTAGCCGCTGAATCGCCCGTGCTGGCGCTGAAGGCCGTCCTGTTTGCGATCCTCGTCTACGCGATGCTCTGGCAGCCGCAGGCTCCGAAAACGGCCGTCTATCGGACGGTCCCGGCGTCGTATCACGAGGTCGTCAACCGACTCCATCAGCGACTCCGGGGGACGCTGTACGCGATTTACGTGCTTCAGGCGGCGACGGCGTTCGGGACCTTCGTCGTGGCGTGGGTCGTGTTCTGGCTGCTGGGCTATCAGGGCGCGTTCGCACTGGCAGTGGTCGCCGGTATTCTGCAGTTCGTTCCCGTCATCGGCCCCAGCGTCGTCGTCCTCACCATCGCTGTCGCGGATGTTATCAACGGCAACATCACCGGGGCAGTTCTGGTGACCGTGTTCGGCCTCGTTTTTGTCGGTTTCCTCCCCGATGCGGTAATCAGACCGAAGCTCGCCCGCTACACGACGGGTCTCCCGGCCAGCCTCTACTTCGTCGGATTCACTGGCGGCGTGTTGACGCTTGGCGTCATCGGCTTCATCGCCGGCCCGGTCGTCATCGCGCTGCTGGTCGAACTGTCGTCGCTACTGACCAGCGAGCGGCAGGGCGACCAGCAGAAACTGACGTAATGTAGAGTATGCCAGCGCGACGACGTCTCAGTTCGTCTCCAGCGGCCGCCCCTGTGCTTCCCACTCAGTGAGGCTCCCTTCGTAGAAATCCACCCGCTCGAAGCCCAGATGCCGGAGGACGACGTACGTGTGGCTGATGCGCCGGGCGGTGTTGCAGTAGAGAACGACACGTTTCTCGGGGGCGACGCCGGCACTTTCGAGAACGGACAGCGCCTCCTCGCGCGCGAGCAGGCCTCGCGTCTCGTCGTCGACGAGGTCCCGCCAGTCCAGCAGGACCGCACCGGGGATGTGGCCCGCGTCGTACTCCTCGTCCTCGCGGGTGTCGACCAGCACCGTGTCGGAGTCGTTCGCCGCCTCAGCGACCGTATCCGGGCCGACCAGCGGCGTCGACGCCGGCCGCTGAACGGCGTAGTCGGTCGGTGTGACATCGGGCGTCTCGCTCGAGGTCTCCCGTTCGAGTTGCCAA
Proteins encoded in this window:
- a CDS encoding electron transfer flavoprotein encodes the protein MYDVVVVGAGPAGSRYARRAAERGLDVVVFEQGEVGKPLACSGHVSTDIWEFTEDARDDLFQNEISGARFHTGGPSSQDHPFYKDEVISNVIDRVGLDRHLAEVARGAGAEVREEHSVVGVTEDKDGVTVEVRGPDGIETHRAKMVAGCDGPKSRVRRELDLPEPDELLHGVLGFSDEVDHSDFVDVHLTVPRFFAWRIPRGEAGVEYGLAVPPGADARGRFEEFVDGYGVETDHRCSGLIPIGPPRRVTGRRSFLIGDAAAQTKPFTGGGIRYGMTAADHAAREIDPDDPATLGEYERAWRDDLRQEIRLGHAVRAGYSAPEPIQKVGMKAFEGEIGVHMDRPTTLFSREQLAALFSRS
- a CDS encoding sulfurtransferase, whose product is MTDFVSAEWVSSRGDDLRVVDVRDAWEYDGLGHLPGAVNVPFDSFRADEHGAESDAGEGMLPAEDEWARLLSEAGISPESEIVAYDDHHGVFAARFLVTAELFGHDPDRLHLLDGDFSSWQLERETSSETPDVTPTDYAVQRPASTPLVGPDTVAEAANDSDTVLVDTREDEEYDAGHIPGAVLLDWRDLVDDETRGLLAREEALSVLESAGVAPEKRVVLYCNTARRISHTYVVLRHLGFERVDFYEGSLTEWEAQGRPLETN